From one Aminivibrio sp. genomic stretch:
- a CDS encoding very short patch repair endonuclease: MPDVFDKGTRSAIMSKVRSKYNKSTELKLIEVFRSKGIKGWRRNYPAKGHPDFVFLKERIVVFVDGCFWHGHDCRNTRPKQNEEFWMAKRERNIARDKAVTEMFKARRWTVLRIWECELKKKNSAILNKKLASLWTNYHHQYLRRNTALAD, encoded by the coding sequence ATGCCCGACGTTTTTGATAAGGGTACGCGGTCGGCAATTATGAGCAAGGTGCGCTCCAAATACAATAAGTCCACGGAACTGAAATTGATTGAAGTCTTCCGTTCGAAAGGCATAAAGGGTTGGAGACGCAACTACCCAGCGAAGGGACATCCCGATTTTGTATTCTTAAAAGAGCGAATAGTTGTCTTCGTAGACGGATGTTTCTGGCACGGGCACGATTGCCGGAATACACGTCCGAAACAAAACGAAGAATTTTGGATGGCGAAGCGAGAGCGAAATATTGCCCGTGATAAAGCTGTCACCGAGATGTTTAAAGCCAGGAGATGGACGGTGTTGCGTATTTGGGAGTGCGAACTGAAAAAAAAGAACAGTGCCATCCTGAATAAAAAACTCGCATCACTATGGACAAATTATCACCACCAATATTTACGGAGAAATACTGCCTTAGCGGATTGA
- a CDS encoding GIY-YIG nuclease family protein, with protein MDEKARQSKLDEIIESDTLGLLNVPEIPKQYRREEDWRLIDQFQEISQFYEDNQRLPNSDGSDIREFMLASRLSAIKSDPKKVKVLLSYDMYNLLQSEETKTISLEDLIKEDPLDLLASEEEGNSIFNLSHVKPSDRLRPDYIARRKVCKDFDMYEDAFKRIQKDLSSGRRKLLVFNGQEDLIEGRYFVLRGVTFYLETDKTELTEKTYQGEVYRRRDGRTRCIFDNGTESTMLFRSLVNAMRIDGFGISDLQMIDDGTPKIEPNDVQNGYIYVLRSLSHSQEVRGIRNLYKIGYCTGDITSRIKNAENNPTYLMSGVEVILSVRCFNLDVSYLEANIHRFFEQCNIFFEIIDDQGKMHYPREWFVVPLPALEEAISLIVKKEIEHYRYNPDLGMIIKI; from the coding sequence ATGGATGAAAAGGCACGCCAATCGAAGCTGGACGAGATAATAGAAAGCGATACTCTTGGACTGCTAAACGTCCCTGAGATTCCGAAACAGTACCGTCGAGAAGAAGATTGGCGACTCATAGATCAGTTTCAAGAAATATCCCAATTCTATGAGGATAACCAGCGTCTGCCTAATTCTGATGGTAGTGATATCAGAGAGTTCATGCTTGCCTCAAGGCTATCAGCAATAAAATCCGACCCCAAAAAGGTCAAGGTTTTATTGTCGTACGATATGTATAATCTGCTTCAGTCAGAGGAAACCAAGACGATATCGCTGGAAGACCTTATTAAGGAAGACCCGCTCGATTTACTTGCGTCCGAAGAGGAAGGAAACAGCATCTTCAATTTATCTCACGTCAAACCATCCGACAGACTGCGCCCCGACTATATCGCGAGGCGTAAGGTCTGTAAAGACTTCGATATGTACGAAGACGCGTTCAAGCGTATACAAAAAGACCTTTCAAGCGGACGTCGAAAATTACTTGTATTCAACGGTCAAGAAGACTTGATTGAGGGACGATATTTCGTGTTGCGCGGAGTGACATTCTACTTGGAAACAGATAAAACGGAGCTGACCGAGAAAACCTATCAAGGAGAAGTCTACCGCAGGAGAGACGGAAGAACGCGCTGTATATTTGACAACGGCACAGAGTCCACCATGCTGTTCCGTTCTCTCGTTAACGCGATGCGTATCGATGGCTTTGGTATCAGTGACCTTCAAATGATTGATGACGGGACTCCAAAAATCGAACCGAATGATGTCCAAAATGGATACATTTATGTGTTGCGGAGCTTAAGTCATTCACAGGAAGTCCGCGGTATTCGCAACCTCTACAAAATAGGCTACTGTACTGGGGATATTACCAGCCGAATAAAAAATGCCGAAAATAATCCAACGTATCTAATGAGTGGAGTGGAAGTAATCCTTTCCGTTCGTTGTTTCAATTTGGATGTTTCTTACCTTGAGGCGAACATCCACCGATTTTTCGAACAGTGTAATATTTTTTTCGAAATAATAGATGATCAGGGAAAAATGCACTATCCGAGAGAGTGGTTTGTCGTACCGCTGCCCGCTTTAGAGGAGGCGATTAGCCTTATTGTAAAGAAAGAGATTGAGCATTACCGTTATAACCCAGATTTGGGGATGATTATAAAGATATAG
- a CDS encoding DEAD/DEAH box helicase has translation MENIVKINYEATGKSTQVDALGMREMQARAYTARNAQYLLIKAPPASGKSRALMFIALDKLNTGQVKKVIVAVPERAIGKSFLSTNLTTNGFHSDWTLSDKYNLCVPGAETNDSKVNTFLSFLDSEEDTILLCTHATLRFAFDRAGEEKFKNCLVAVDEFHHVSADYESKLGELVRAFMVQGNVHILAMTGSYFRGDGIPVLTGVDEAKFFKVTYNYYEQLNGYTFLKSLGIGFHFYAGKYTSAIMEVLDTNQKTILHIPSVTSGESTKDKYIEVDTIIDAVGDVEFVDPKTNIVHVKRRSDGKKIKVADLVNDGSEREKVVEYLRGIKNLDDVDLIIALGMAKEGFDWPFCEHALTVGYRGSLTEIIQIIGRCTRDSANKTHSQFTNLIAEPDADNEEVVESVNNMLKAITASLLMEQVLAPNFNFKPKKPDEDKSGNDARTISVGGLREPSTPQVKNIIESDLTELKANILQDPDVIKSVSGEIDPGVVNKVMIPKIIMTKYPDLSGDEVEEVRQHLVTDMVIRHTSLSQVGDRRFINMSGKFINIEELNIDLIDSINPFQQAFEVLSKSITPKVLKSIQDCITAFKVSMTDDEAFFLWPKINEFVKSMRREPSLDAFDPLERRLAEALAYIRQLNRVQQNG, from the coding sequence ATGGAGAACATTGTAAAAATCAACTATGAGGCCACGGGAAAAAGCACACAAGTCGATGCTTTGGGCATGCGTGAAATGCAAGCTCGTGCATACACCGCTCGTAACGCCCAATATCTTCTTATAAAAGCCCCGCCGGCGTCGGGAAAGTCAAGGGCGTTGATGTTCATCGCTTTGGATAAGCTGAATACTGGTCAGGTTAAAAAGGTGATTGTAGCCGTACCAGAAAGAGCGATCGGCAAGTCGTTTTTGTCGACAAACTTGACTACAAATGGCTTCCACAGTGATTGGACGCTTTCGGACAAATACAACCTCTGTGTTCCCGGTGCTGAAACAAACGATAGCAAGGTGAACACCTTTTTAAGTTTTCTCGATTCAGAGGAAGATACCATCTTGCTCTGCACCCATGCCACGCTTCGGTTTGCCTTTGATAGAGCGGGTGAGGAAAAGTTCAAGAATTGCTTGGTAGCGGTCGACGAGTTCCATCACGTCTCCGCAGACTATGAAAGCAAGTTGGGCGAACTGGTGCGAGCTTTCATGGTTCAAGGGAACGTCCATATCCTGGCGATGACCGGCTCTTATTTTCGCGGTGACGGCATACCAGTCCTTACGGGTGTGGACGAGGCGAAGTTTTTCAAGGTGACCTATAACTACTACGAACAGCTTAACGGATATACGTTTCTAAAATCTTTGGGCATTGGTTTTCACTTCTATGCAGGGAAATACACCTCGGCGATAATGGAAGTTTTGGATACAAACCAGAAAACTATTCTTCATATACCGAGTGTAACTTCCGGCGAATCGACAAAGGATAAATACATTGAAGTCGATACAATTATCGATGCCGTTGGTGATGTAGAATTTGTTGACCCCAAAACGAACATTGTCCACGTCAAGAGACGGTCAGACGGAAAGAAAATTAAAGTCGCGGACTTGGTTAACGACGGTTCCGAGCGGGAAAAGGTGGTCGAGTACCTTCGCGGTATTAAGAACTTGGATGATGTGGATTTAATTATCGCTCTTGGTATGGCGAAGGAGGGTTTCGACTGGCCTTTTTGCGAACATGCATTGACTGTCGGATACCGTGGTTCTTTAACAGAAATTATTCAAATAATCGGGCGTTGCACGAGGGACAGCGCGAACAAGACCCACTCGCAGTTTACCAACCTTATAGCGGAGCCTGACGCCGACAACGAGGAAGTTGTGGAATCGGTCAACAATATGCTGAAAGCGATAACGGCGTCATTGCTTATGGAGCAGGTTCTTGCGCCTAACTTTAATTTCAAACCCAAGAAACCGGATGAGGATAAAAGTGGTAACGACGCTCGTACTATAAGCGTCGGCGGTTTGCGCGAGCCGTCTACCCCACAGGTTAAGAATATCATCGAGTCGGACTTGACTGAATTAAAGGCAAATATACTCCAAGATCCAGACGTAATAAAATCTGTCAGCGGAGAAATTGATCCGGGCGTTGTAAATAAAGTTATGATACCTAAAATCATTATGACCAAATATCCAGATCTTTCGGGTGACGAGGTCGAAGAAGTCCGTCAGCATTTGGTAACGGATATGGTCATACGCCACACGTCCTTAAGCCAAGTTGGAGACCGCCGCTTCATCAATATGAGTGGCAAGTTTATCAACATCGAAGAATTGAACATTGATCTTATCGATTCGATAAATCCGTTCCAACAGGCTTTCGAAGTGCTCTCCAAGTCGATTACTCCGAAGGTGTTGAAATCGATTCAGGATTGCATAACCGCATTCAAGGTGAGTATGACGGACGATGAAGCCTTCTTCCTGTGGCCGAAGATAAACGAGTTTGTAAAGTCAATGAGGCGTGAACCATCGCTGGATGCGTTTGATCCACTCGAGCGCCGCCTGGCTGAGGCTTTAGCCTATATCAGACAACTGAATCGAGTTCAACAAAATGGATGA
- a CDS encoding type IIL restriction-modification enzyme MmeI: MTIDYDKVQSDVKELGYIADNNAFLEGFLSAFNFPKATFARLEVETKNSVNQGVRIQGNGNIFFLASIAENLNSEFNILKKNDLSKIREAFIIIVNETDLLAYERDSGDVLETSKVELFRYIEFFFPLLGIMPETANDEMRSADIKTAVKFAELYNALSLENHNHSDEIAEFLCRFLFCCFADSIGVLTNGGLRPLLANYTDVSGSDTSTFFCYLFEAMKSKSPIGLPGYFSNVRYIDARLFSNASPLLDFNQAARNLMLDLLGLDWSEITAEILGALIQSIIRPDSRSSGGNYTSTANIQKVIGPLFMEDLYRAFDRVKASREECATLLKRVRLISVFDPSCGAGNFLLTAYKELNKLAGKIIDTIKTTDKAAVLGCQSSSLPSDHNFHSQGTFSLIPLGNFYGIDDDPFSCAIARLGFVFVVCQEARKSPDIKSVFGEAVNSLFSNNIVTGNATRIDWETVCGGKDETYLIGNPPYIGARKQNQAQKGDLRHVFAGYTKISDLDYVACWFMLATKYICAHGGGFAFVTTNSLTQGQQVQLLWPKLFEKGVRISFAHTSFKWKNDARNRTAVTVVIIGVTPITTHKPCELYTPTTVYSPNNISPYLTAGETIVERKRLPISQIPKMVKGNMPLYWSDYFLNHEEKVDLVSREPGVRKFLKKIVGADEFINGIERWCFWIHDEDLEEAKDIPYITERIECVRRRRLASSDNSARAHAAHPHRFRENRETTKNSLVIPSVSSENREYIPIGFVDKNVVVTNLAFLIYDCEPWIFGVIASKMHNVWIRTVCGALETRIRYSSELGYNTFPFPDVSEARKTEITRRVFDVIEAREKFPGLTFAQLYDPGDMPPDLRFAHHLLDLVIDSCYRDAPFVSDKERLEVLFDLYTQLRG; this comes from the coding sequence ATGACGATAGATTACGATAAAGTCCAAAGCGATGTTAAGGAATTAGGATATATTGCCGACAACAACGCCTTCTTGGAGGGGTTCCTTTCCGCGTTTAATTTCCCGAAGGCTACGTTTGCCCGCCTGGAAGTCGAAACGAAAAACAGTGTCAATCAAGGGGTACGTATTCAAGGAAACGGCAATATTTTTTTTCTGGCTTCGATTGCAGAAAATTTGAACTCGGAATTCAATATCTTGAAAAAGAACGACCTATCAAAGATTAGGGAAGCTTTTATCATTATTGTAAACGAGACCGATCTGCTTGCTTATGAACGAGATTCCGGCGATGTACTGGAGACAAGCAAGGTCGAACTCTTTAGATACATCGAGTTCTTTTTTCCGTTATTGGGTATTATGCCTGAAACGGCGAATGACGAGATGAGGTCGGCGGACATAAAAACCGCCGTGAAGTTCGCTGAACTATATAACGCACTGAGTTTGGAAAATCACAATCACAGTGATGAAATCGCCGAGTTTCTTTGTCGCTTTTTGTTTTGTTGCTTTGCAGACAGCATTGGCGTCCTGACGAACGGAGGTCTGCGACCTTTGTTAGCGAACTATACGGATGTGTCGGGTTCGGACACCAGTACTTTCTTTTGTTATTTATTTGAGGCGATGAAATCAAAATCGCCTATTGGTCTGCCCGGATACTTCTCCAATGTGAGATATATTGATGCCCGCTTGTTCAGTAATGCTTCCCCCCTATTGGATTTTAACCAAGCAGCAAGAAACCTTATGCTTGATTTATTGGGTCTGGACTGGTCTGAAATTACCGCCGAGATTCTTGGTGCTCTAATCCAATCCATAATCCGTCCCGATTCTAGAAGCTCAGGCGGCAACTATACTTCCACCGCCAATATTCAAAAGGTAATTGGCCCCTTGTTTATGGAAGATTTGTACCGTGCATTCGACCGTGTGAAGGCGAGCCGCGAAGAGTGTGCCACATTGCTAAAACGCGTTCGACTCATTTCCGTATTCGACCCGTCATGTGGCGCCGGAAATTTTCTGCTCACGGCATATAAGGAGTTGAATAAACTAGCGGGCAAAATTATCGATACGATAAAAACTACCGACAAGGCGGCAGTTTTGGGGTGTCAGTCATCCTCATTGCCTTCAGACCATAATTTTCACTCCCAAGGTACGTTCTCGCTTATTCCATTAGGCAACTTTTACGGGATCGATGATGACCCTTTTTCCTGCGCCATCGCTCGTTTGGGATTCGTGTTTGTTGTATGTCAGGAAGCAAGAAAGAGTCCAGATATCAAATCCGTTTTTGGCGAGGCTGTAAATTCACTTTTCTCGAACAACATAGTGACGGGTAACGCCACTCGGATTGATTGGGAAACGGTATGCGGGGGAAAAGACGAAACATATCTGATCGGCAATCCACCTTATATAGGTGCGCGGAAACAAAACCAAGCGCAGAAAGGCGACCTTCGTCACGTTTTCGCAGGATACACCAAAATATCGGACCTTGATTATGTCGCCTGTTGGTTTATGCTCGCAACAAAGTACATCTGCGCTCACGGGGGGGGATTCGCTTTTGTGACCACAAATTCCCTCACGCAAGGCCAGCAGGTGCAATTACTATGGCCGAAGCTTTTTGAGAAAGGCGTTCGCATTAGTTTTGCCCATACGTCTTTCAAATGGAAGAACGACGCTCGAAACCGAACGGCGGTAACAGTGGTGATTATTGGCGTCACTCCTATAACAACTCACAAACCTTGCGAGTTATATACACCGACTACCGTATACTCGCCAAATAACATCAGCCCATACCTGACTGCAGGGGAGACCATCGTGGAAAGAAAACGTTTGCCGATAAGTCAAATACCGAAGATGGTAAAGGGTAATATGCCCCTCTATTGGAGCGATTATTTTCTAAACCATGAAGAAAAGGTAGATCTTGTGTCCCGTGAACCGGGAGTACGGAAGTTTCTTAAGAAAATAGTAGGGGCTGACGAATTCATAAACGGAATCGAGCGTTGGTGTTTCTGGATACACGATGAAGACTTAGAGGAGGCTAAGGACATACCGTATATTACGGAACGAATAGAATGTGTGCGGCGGAGACGGCTTGCCAGTTCCGACAACTCTGCCCGCGCTCACGCTGCTCATCCGCATAGGTTCCGTGAAAATCGTGAAACTACAAAAAATTCTCTCGTCATTCCGTCGGTTTCCTCGGAGAATCGAGAGTACATTCCCATTGGCTTCGTCGATAAGAACGTCGTGGTCACAAACCTTGCTTTTTTGATTTATGACTGCGAGCCGTGGATATTTGGCGTCATCGCTTCGAAGATGCATAACGTCTGGATTAGGACTGTATGTGGAGCTTTAGAGACGCGGATCAGATATTCCTCGGAGTTAGGGTACAACACTTTCCCCTTCCCTGACGTTAGCGAAGCGCGGAAAACCGAAATAACGCGGAGAGTTTTCGACGTGATTGAGGCGAGGGAGAAGTTTCCCGGACTTACATTCGCTCAATTGTATGACCCTGGAGATATGCCCCCCGATCTGCGTTTCGCGCATCACCTCTTGGATTTGGTCATAGACAGCTGTTATCGTGACGCACCTTTTGTTTCCGATAAGGAGCGATTAGAAGTTTTGTTTGATTTATACACTCAACTGAGAGGTTAA
- a CDS encoding DNA cytosine methyltransferase has translation MKTVDLFCGCGGMSLGFMNAGFDIIAAFDNWKPAINIYSDNFKHPVYDYDLNSESVIDRIKMFNPDLIIGGPPCQDFSIAASRNMGERANLTIRFAKIVKEIRPTWFVMENVYNIERMPILPKAQIIFKEAGYGLTIRVLNASHCGVPQARRRFFMIGLLGAKDDFLGVMLDTAQSKNPMTVRDYLGDMLQTDFYYMHPRSYNRRAVFSVNEPSATIRGVNRPIPQNYKKHHGDKADVGDGGVRELTTKERSYIQTFPEKFILKGKKTDVEQAIGNAVPVKLAEFVARQIVEYSQRKSEKGE, from the coding sequence ATGAAGACTGTGGATTTGTTTTGCGGTTGTGGAGGCATGTCTCTGGGGTTTATGAATGCGGGATTTGACATTATCGCTGCGTTTGATAATTGGAAACCGGCAATCAATATCTACAGTGATAACTTTAAACACCCTGTTTATGATTATGACTTAAACTCAGAAAGCGTGATTGACCGTATCAAAATGTTCAACCCGGATTTGATAATTGGCGGTCCGCCTTGCCAGGACTTTTCCATAGCTGCAAGTAGGAATATGGGCGAACGGGCCAATCTTACCATCCGATTTGCGAAGATCGTAAAAGAAATCAGACCGACATGGTTTGTTATGGAAAACGTGTACAATATAGAACGTATGCCAATACTGCCGAAAGCACAAATCATTTTTAAGGAGGCGGGGTACGGCCTCACAATTCGAGTATTGAACGCAAGCCACTGCGGAGTGCCGCAAGCTCGCAGACGGTTCTTTATGATCGGTTTGTTGGGTGCGAAAGATGATTTTCTTGGAGTGATGTTGGACACGGCACAATCTAAGAACCCGATGACGGTGCGAGACTATTTGGGAGACATGCTCCAAACAGATTTTTACTATATGCATCCACGTAGCTACAATCGAAGAGCCGTATTTAGCGTCAACGAACCTAGCGCGACAATTAGAGGCGTAAATAGACCGATCCCTCAAAACTACAAAAAACATCATGGTGACAAAGCCGATGTAGGCGATGGAGGAGTTCGTGAATTAACTACGAAGGAGCGCAGCTATATTCAGACCTTTCCGGAGAAATTCATTCTTAAGGGAAAGAAAACCGATGTTGAGCAGGCTATCGGGAATGCCGTGCCCGTAAAGTTGGCAGAGTTTGTGGCACGGCAGATCGTCGAGTATTCGCAGCGGAAAAGCGAGAAGGGCGAATGA
- a CDS encoding DNA cytosine methyltransferase, translating into MKQRNNSLSESYNREYDGKKSELPIKRFKTVDLFSGCGGMSLGFMNAGFDVIAAFDNWKPAVDVYRKNFNHPIYQEDLTDETTQAKIKGLSPNIIIGGPPCQDFSSAGHRNVNLGRAVLTATYCDIITRVMPEYFVMENVPEITKSEILGKILERFSKTGYGLTSMILDASLCGVPQSRKRYVLVGCLGAADGFLQKYLEANLAEKPMTMFDYLGDSLGVECYFRVPRSYNRRGVFSIYEPCQTIRGVDRPIPSGYKGHPSDPVEIGPKVRALTILERSYVQTFPKTFVFEGTKSNLNQMIGNAVPVKLAEHIGLAIIAYDKTRGE; encoded by the coding sequence ATGAAACAAAGAAATAACTCACTATCAGAATCGTATAATCGAGAGTACGATGGAAAGAAAAGCGAACTACCAATAAAGAGATTCAAGACGGTTGACTTATTCAGTGGTTGTGGAGGCATGTCTCTGGGTTTTATGAATGCGGGATTTGACGTTATCGCTGCGTTTGATAATTGGAAACCGGCCGTGGATGTGTATCGAAAAAACTTTAATCATCCAATCTACCAGGAAGACTTAACTGACGAAACCACACAAGCCAAAATTAAAGGGTTGTCACCAAATATCATCATTGGCGGTCCCCCTTGTCAAGACTTCTCATCGGCTGGTCACCGCAATGTGAACTTGGGGCGAGCGGTTTTGACCGCTACCTACTGCGATATTATCACAAGAGTTATGCCGGAATATTTCGTAATGGAGAATGTGCCGGAAATCACGAAAAGCGAAATCCTCGGCAAAATTCTCGAAAGGTTTTCTAAAACTGGGTATGGATTGACGTCAATGATATTGGACGCTAGCCTGTGCGGAGTTCCGCAATCTCGTAAGCGCTATGTACTGGTTGGTTGTCTTGGAGCCGCTGATGGATTCCTCCAGAAATACCTGGAAGCAAATTTGGCCGAGAAACCCATGACGATGTTTGACTATTTGGGAGACAGCCTTGGGGTAGAGTGTTACTTCCGCGTTCCGAGAAGCTATAACCGACGAGGGGTTTTCAGTATTTACGAACCTTGTCAGACAATAAGAGGAGTTGATAGACCCATTCCGAGCGGATATAAGGGGCATCCATCAGACCCCGTCGAGATAGGCCCCAAGGTTAGAGCATTAACGATACTTGAGAGAAGCTACGTCCAGACTTTCCCAAAGACCTTTGTATTTGAAGGAACAAAATCAAATTTAAACCAGATGATTGGAAACGCGGTTCCCGTGAAACTGGCGGAACACATTGGCCTCGCCATCATCGCATACGATAAGACGCGGGGGGAATGA
- a CDS encoding helix-turn-helix transcriptional regulator, giving the protein MTINYNKLWKLLIDKKMRKKDLQKISGISSSSVAKLGRNENVNTKMLQKICSALHCDVCDIMEMENETKK; this is encoded by the coding sequence ATGACCATTAACTACAACAAGCTGTGGAAGTTACTAATTGATAAGAAGATGAGAAAGAAGGACCTTCAGAAGATTTCCGGAATAAGTTCGTCTTCGGTAGCCAAGTTGGGACGCAATGAAAACGTAAATACCAAGATGCTTCAAAAAATATGCTCAGCTTTGCATTGTGATGTTTGTGACATTATGGAGATGGAAAATGAAACAAAGAAATAA
- a CDS encoding NFACT family protein translates to MTRSFEETVLPCRIGKIETGDTWAAFRLSSGKDRWLLFSWNSGSYGCGLVGDEGVASLKKTRGSRSSFGEALRRNFQNATILSVHQLNGDRVLIFRAERIVGAGFPVRLSLVFEGTERNSNLIILDEKDTILEPAKHIHGDMNRYRMILPGIVYTPPPPLKGKSLEENGELKGPEDLRGLRGIGKGLSGLLARCWDSRPAICWNGMLARLLSGEERGLLLQRHGTLLTVFPEPLPSCEVLSGPLLERCGEEVLFSYFLGQRERILSQVKKALEKEIRSRKRHKEGLENQIRLSERGSEFLKMGNLLLAAGDLVPPRAAEIELQDWETGEPILVPLDEKLTASQNAERYFRKYKKGKVDREAVKKAIVAIDEGIRELEEQLEALESIDDPDLLSVSARDILEWLAPKRSTGGRKQKTPPPPHIRLENGEDLIYIGLNARGNRHVTFKIAAPADLWFHVHEIPGAHVILKTAGKETVPADSSVEIAASLAAWFSRAKNSGKVQVDYTEKKNVRSIPGSAIAHVTYVHPRTIMVSPDRWKEFPEAARSRQLEDRI, encoded by the coding sequence ATGACGCGCTCCTTTGAAGAAACGGTCCTTCCGTGCCGGATCGGAAAAATAGAAACAGGGGATACATGGGCCGCGTTCCGGCTCTCCTCCGGAAAGGACCGGTGGCTTCTCTTCTCGTGGAATTCCGGGAGCTACGGCTGTGGGCTCGTTGGAGATGAAGGCGTCGCCTCCCTGAAAAAAACGAGGGGATCCCGGTCTTCCTTCGGCGAGGCCCTGAGAAGAAACTTCCAGAACGCCACGATTTTGTCGGTACACCAGTTGAACGGTGACCGTGTCCTCATATTCCGCGCAGAACGCATTGTGGGGGCAGGATTTCCAGTCCGGCTGTCCCTTGTCTTCGAAGGAACGGAGCGAAACAGCAACCTGATCATCCTGGACGAAAAGGATACCATCCTTGAACCGGCAAAGCATATTCACGGAGACATGAACCGGTACAGGATGATTCTTCCCGGCATTGTCTACACTCCCCCTCCGCCCCTGAAAGGAAAAAGCCTTGAGGAAAACGGGGAACTTAAGGGACCTGAAGATCTGAGGGGACTCAGGGGCATAGGGAAAGGACTTTCCGGACTCCTGGCCCGTTGCTGGGACAGCCGACCGGCGATCTGCTGGAACGGAATGCTGGCACGGCTTCTCAGCGGGGAGGAACGGGGTCTCCTTCTTCAGCGGCATGGAACTCTTCTTACCGTTTTTCCCGAACCGCTCCCTTCCTGCGAGGTGCTTTCAGGGCCTCTTCTGGAACGGTGCGGGGAGGAAGTGCTCTTTTCCTATTTTCTCGGACAGAGGGAACGGATTCTCTCGCAAGTGAAAAAGGCCCTTGAAAAGGAAATCAGGAGCCGAAAACGGCACAAGGAAGGGTTGGAGAACCAGATTCGCCTTTCCGAACGGGGAAGCGAATTCCTGAAGATGGGCAATCTACTTCTTGCAGCAGGCGACCTGGTGCCTCCTCGGGCTGCGGAAATTGAACTGCAGGACTGGGAAACGGGAGAACCCATCCTGGTTCCCCTCGATGAAAAGCTCACGGCCTCCCAGAACGCCGAGAGGTATTTCAGGAAATACAAGAAGGGGAAAGTTGACAGGGAAGCCGTGAAGAAGGCCATCGTGGCCATCGACGAGGGTATCCGCGAGCTTGAAGAACAGCTGGAGGCACTGGAATCCATCGATGATCCGGACCTTCTTTCGGTATCGGCCCGGGACATCCTCGAGTGGCTCGCCCCGAAAAGATCAACGGGAGGCAGGAAGCAAAAGACGCCCCCCCCGCCCCATATCCGGCTGGAAAACGGGGAAGATCTCATTTATATCGGCCTGAACGCACGGGGGAACCGGCACGTCACCTTCAAAATTGCCGCTCCGGCCGATCTCTGGTTCCACGTCCACGAAATACCGGGGGCCCACGTCATTCTCAAGACGGCTGGGAAGGAGACAGTACCGGCAGATTCCTCGGTGGAAATAGCCGCTTCCCTCGCAGCGTGGTTCAGCAGGGCGAAGAATTCGGGAAAAGTCCAGGTGGACTATACGGAAAAGAAAAACGTCCGGTCCATCCCTGGAAGCGCCATCGCCCACGTGACGTATGTCCACCCGAGGACGATCATGGTCAGTCCTGACAGGTGGAAAGAATTTCCCGAAGCTGCCCGGTCAAGGCAGCTGGAAGACAGGATCTGA